Proteins co-encoded in one Aspergillus flavus chromosome 2, complete sequence genomic window:
- a CDS encoding TPR repeat protein gives MRPKDRSGFSIAIICALTVEADAVILLFDEVYDRYGDEYGRHPGDSNSYTVGTIGKHNVVLCYMPEMGKASAAGVATKMKFSYPGVSLALVVGVCGGVPLLPFSNTPIFLGDVIISNAVVRYDYGRQYPDGFKRKKGIPENLGRQNQEIRTLFHRLQTSMARSDLQNDIAQYLEVLRRSEPRWQYPGKACDVLFDASYHHKHHQQATSLKCLCFNSESPGQICQEAQESSCDSLECDENRIIRRRPSDAAGASIHFGKIASSDTVMKSGEHRDKLAKDEDVAGFDMEGAGVWDELPCIIIKGVCDYADSHKDKKWQAYAAATGASSAKAFLRYWNPASSEGAKPNNSHWMVPFDRNLQFVGRQKEIADLEDMIIERQGPGKIAISGLGGVGKTHVALELAYRVRERDAECSVFWIPCTGPEIIEQTYMNIAQMLGMQDVKPAEVKEQVKEYLSHKSDLKWLLIFDNADDMDMWTQGSKSAPALKDLMPRTEQGRIIFTTRNRKLAVKLAPYEISVLKVDEETGIKMLQMALPGEDLSDNREIAVALLIQLTFLPLAIMQAVAFIKENSIGLEDYLALLQEQEQEVVELLSEDFETEGRYQDVPNPVATTWWVSFQQIQQIDQLAAEYLSFMACVNPRNIPQSLLPPAKSKIKMVKALGLLSAYSFISDQAKDSPLNLHRLVHLATRNWMRGNQQFTLFIRKTAERLTEAFPNNDHTKRNLWRSYLPHALSLLEEDEFKGQREQYIDLLENIGDCLVSDGRYNEAEALFCDARDIRQKRNGEAHISTLASMSKLVSVYIGQGRFTKAEALSVQVLKTRNQILGPEDPATLTTMGNLSRVYYEKGHYKQAETLRLQVLQTMRKVLGPEHPDTLTSMTHLGNIFHGQGKLEQAEELSLQVLEHKKKVLGPEHPATLSSVHNLASVYRSQGRYKRAEELHVQAIEKKKNMLGPEHPSTLASILNLASVYRSQGRLGQTEELEKQVVETRKQALGIEHPHTLLSMANLALTYGKRAKWQQAEELGIHVLAARKRVLGSEHPDTLTSTHNLALTYYSQAKWQQAEELRTQVLESQKKILGLEDRMTMTSMMNLAYIWYCTGKKNDSINLMTECVRLREKCLGPKDWDTLDAKEVLGEWKREGEEEEEGWYQASGESPQTSKQVENDSSDVDPTVLLPAGSLSCRNNRRADAKSEG, from the exons ATGCGCCCGAAAGACCGCAGCGGATTTAGCATCGCCATTATCTGCGCACTTACCGTAGAGGCGGATGCCGTGATATTGTTGTTCGATGAAGTCTATGACAGATACGGTGACGAGTACGGCAGACATCCCGGGGACAGCAACAGCTATACAGTGGGAACAATAGGCAAGCACAATGTTGTCCTATGCTATATGCCCGAAATGGGGAAAGCAAGTGCAGCAGGTGTGGCTACAAAAATGAAGTTTAGCTACCCTGGAGTCAGTCTCGCCTTGGTGGTTGGGGTCTGTGGGGGAGTTCCCCTACTGCCATTCAGCAATACCCCGATTTTTCTAGGCGATGTCATTATTAGCAATGCGGTTGTCCGATATGATTATGGTAGGCAGTACCCAGATGGGTTTAAGCGAAAGAAAGGCATCCCAGAAAACCTAGGAAGGCAAAATCAAGAGATCCGGACCCTGTTTCACCGATTGCAAACCAGCATGGCACGCAGCGACTTGCAGAATGACATTGCCCAGTATCTTGAGGTACTGCGACGATCAGAACCACGCTGGCAATATCCAGGCAAGGCATGCGATGTTCTCTTTGATGCTTCATATCACCACAAGCACCATCAACAGGCTACTTCTCTGAAATGCTTATGTTTCAATAGTGAATCCCCTGGTCAGATATGCCAGGAGGCTCAGGAGAGTAGTTGTGATAGCCTAGAGTGTGACGAAAACCGTATTATCCGTCGTCGCCCGTCTGATGCAGCCGGGGCGTCAATCCACTTTGGAAAAATTGCCTCTAGTGACACGGTCATGAAGTCTGGAGAGCATCGTGACAAGCTGGcaaaggatgaggatgttgctggCTTTGACATGGAAGGAGCAGGAGTATGGGATGAACTTCcttgcatcatcatcaagggcGTATGTGACTATGCAGATAGCCACAAGGATAAGAAGTGGCAAGCCTATGCCGCAGCAACTGGCGCGTCAAGCGCAAAAGCTTTCTTGCGGTATTGGAATCCTGCCTCGAGTGAAG GTGCAAAGCCAAATAATTCTCACTGGATGGTCCCTTTTGACAGGAACCTACAATTTGTTGGGCGTCAGAAGGAGATTGCGGATCTAGAAGATATGATCATTGAAAGGCAGGGCCCAGGCAAGATTGCTATTAGCGGATTGGGAGGGGTTGGAAAGACCCATGTTGCATTGGAGCTAGCTTATCGTGTTCGAGAAAGAGATGCTGAGTGCTCGGTTTTCTGGATCCCATGCACTGGCCCTGAAATCATTGAGCAGACTTACATGAACATCGCTCAGATGCTTGGCATGCAAGATGTTAAGCCGGCAGAAGTAAAAGAGCAAGTCAAGGAATATCTTAGTCATAAGAGCGATCTCAAATGGCTTCTTATCTTTGACAACGCAGATGATATGGATATGTGGACCCAAGGGAGCAAGAGTGCCCCAGCACTTAAGGACCTTATGCCTCGAACTGAGCAAGGTCGAATCATCTTCACTACTCGCAATAGGAAGCTGGCTGTCAAGCTGGCCCCCTATGAAATTTCGGTACTCAAGGTAGATGAAGAGACTGGTATAAAGATGCTCCAAATGGCATTGCCTGGAGAAGACTTGTCCGACAACCGCGAAATCGCCGTTGCCCTCTTGATTCAGCTGACCTTCCTGCCCTTAGCAATTATGCAAGCGGTGGCATTCATTAAGGAGAACAGCATCGGCCTCGAGGACTATCTAGCTCTGCTACAGGAGCAGGAACAAGAGGTGGTGGAGCTCCTAAGTGAAGACTTTGAGACAGAAGGGCGTTATCAGGATGTCCCAAACCCGGTAGCAACTACCTGGTGGGTCTCATTCCAACAAATCCAGCAGATTGATCAACTGGCTGCTGAGTATCTGTCATTCATGGCTTGCGTCAATCCACGAAATATACCACAGTCCCTTCTGCCACCAGCAAAGTCCAAGATAAAGATGGTCAAAGCTCTAGGGCTTCTCAGTGCCTATTCGTTCATTTCCGACCAAGCTAAGGATAGCCCTCTTAACCTTCATCGGCTTGTACATCTAGCGACTCGCAACTGGATGAGGGGAAACCAGCAATTCACACTGTTTATACGTAAAACAGCAGAAAGGCTAACCGAAGCTTTTCCCAACAATGATCACACTAAGCGGAATCTGTGGCGGTCATATTTACCCCATGCGTTATccttgttggaggaggacgagTTTAAAGGTCAACGAGAACAATATATTGACCTGCTCGAAAATATCGGAGACTGTCTGGTTAGTGATGGGAGATACAATGAGGCAGAAGCGCTGTTTTGTGACGCCAGGGACATACGGCAGAAGCGAAATGGGGAAGCACACATTTCAACTCTGGCCAGTATGAGCAAACTAGTATCAGTTTACATTGGCCAGGGTCGATTCACGAAAGCGGAAGCGCTCAGTGTTCAAGTGTTAAAGACCAGGAATCAGATACTAGGTCCAGAAGACCCTGCTACTCTGACGACTATGGGCAATCTATCAAGAGTCTACTATGAGAAAGGACACTACAAACAAGCCGAAACGCTCAGACTGCAGGTCCTGCAAACTATGAGAAAGGTACTAGGTCCAGAGCACCCTGATACTTTGACTAGTATGACACATCTGGGAAATATCTTCCACGGTCAAGGCAAGCTAGAACAGGCGGAGGAGCTCAGTCTACAGGTCTTAGAGCACAAGAAGAAAGTACTGGGCCCTGAGCATCCGGCAACCTTGTCCAGTGTACACAATCTGGCATCTGTGTACCGATCCCAGGGTCGATACAAGCGGGCCGAAGAGCTTCATGTACAGGcaatagagaaaaaaaagaacatgtTAGGTCCTGAGCATCCATCCACGCTGGCCAGTATACTGAACCTGGCCTCAGTGTATCGAAGTCAGGGTCGATTAGGACAAacagaagagctggagaaaCAAGTAGTAGAGACTCGGAAGCAAGCGTTGGGCATAGAGCATCCTCATACTTTGCTCAGTATGGCCAACCTAGCATTGACATATGGGAAGCGAGCAAAGTGGCAGCAAGCAGAAGAGCTTGGAATCCATGTTCTCGCAGCCAGAAAGCGAGTGCTAGGATCGGAGCATCCCGATACTCTGACAAGTACACATAACCTGGCATTGACGTATTACAGTCAAGCAAAGTGGCAACAGGCAGAAGAGTTGAGGACGCAGGTACTAGagagccagaagaagataCTAGGGCTAGAGGATCGCATGACCATGACCAGTATGATGAATCTTGCTTACATCTGGTACTGCACCGGTAAAAAAAATGATTCTATCAACTTGATGACTGAGTGTGTCCGCCTCCGTGAGAAATGTCTGGGTCCCAAAGATTGGGACACATTGGACGCGAAGGAGGTGCTCggagaatggaaaagagaaggagaagaagaagaagaaggctggtATCAAGCTTCCGGCGAATCTCCACAAACGTCAAAACAAGTAGAAAATGATTCATCAGATGTGGACCCAACTGTGCTGTTGCCGGCCGGCTCCCTTAGCTGTCGAAACAATAGACGAGCTGATGCCAAATCCGAGGGGTAG